One part of the Magallana gigas chromosome 5, xbMagGiga1.1, whole genome shotgun sequence genome encodes these proteins:
- the LOC105328920 gene encoding inner centromere protein A — translation MSKPVAKDSPSVNITYKSLGSSGRETARRVIPKQKGRYKPNKTLIIVPKKQFNETFTQTEEDCVTDVNQLTKAAQVIYSFCHSNGGEILHTEKVLEESTKILQALSLLNKSFDFSDIPESIPFTRKLKEEVKSIEKCQKRCRELISSEELRTFLPKSKLTSGNLLVHCRCLLEEFSHRERKFRQAVLSIVESENLGKTKAEAILSQTDHKEQIHNLVESVVDKQRDSTDKDKSELHEQYKDISIKQKNEIQKLKMRVEKFEEEKEKINEECREKVIEIQQDVIKCNEFWEKQQQDLLEKQKILESEKMKMAKLIEDEKHRVTQKENENKKLQRLYHEMKEKVKEMEKLNYNMSKARRKSQKKTEDKGCHANLRPESENVSCQTDSAPTTMQETVKTVSKAITTSTPLPASIQENLEPRYQNHFHGSVNNINLYQIFNDRVSTSNAHHRDSANTGRSSRSHLHVSSSSSTRHHRTAQHGHNMTMDRYEASEIAMRCESNISFANPESLHGDDFIQE, via the coding sequence ATGAGTAAACCAGTTGCTAAAGATAGCCCTTCTGTGAACATCACCTACAAGTCATTGGGATCGAGTGGTAGGGAGACCGCGAGACGGGTCATCCCAAAACAAAAGGGTCGATATAAACCAAACAAAACTCTAATAATAGTGCCTAAAAAACAGTTCAATGAAACCTTCACACAAACTGAGGAGGACTGTGTTACTGATGTGAATCAGTTAACAAAAGCTGCCCAAGTCATTTACTCGTTCTGTCATTCAAATGGAGGGGAAATCCTGCACACTGAAAAAGTTCTTGAAGAGTCGACAAAGATCCTACAAGCCCTCTCTCTTCTGAACAAGTCTTTTGACTTTTCTGATATTCCTGAATCTATACCATTTACCAGAAAGTTGAAAGAGGAAGTCAAAAGCATAGAAAAGTGTCAAAAACGCTGCAGAGAACTTATATCTTCTGAAGAACTTAGAACCTTCTTACCAAAATCTAAACTGACAAGTGGAAACCTTTTGGTTCACTGCAGATGTTTATTGGAGGAATTCAGCCACAGAGAAAGGAAGTTCAGACAAGCAGTTCTTTCCATAGTTGAATCAGAAAACCTAGGTAAGACCAAAGCTGAAGCTATTTTATCACAGACTGACCACAAAGAGCAAATTCACAATCTTGTAGAAAGTGTTGTCGATAAACAAAGGGATTCCACTGATAAGGATAAAAGTGAACTTCACGAACAATACAAAGACATCagcattaaacaaaaaaatgaaattcagaaACTAAAAATGAGGGTAgaaaaatttgaagaagaaaaggaaaaaataaatgaagaatGCCGAGAAAAAGTTATTGAAATTCAGCAAGACGTCATTAAGTGCAATGAGTTTTGGGAGAAGCAGCAGCAAGATCTTCTGGAAAAACAGAAGATCTTGGAatcagaaaaaatgaaaatggcaAAACTAATTGAAGATGAAAAACATAGAGTCActcaaaaagaaaacgaaaacaAGAAACTCCAAAGACTTTACcatgaaatgaaagaaaaagtaaagGAAATGGAAAAACTGAATTACAACATGTCTAAGGCTAGGAGGAAATCACAGAAGAAAACAGAAGATAAGGGATGCCATGCAAATCTGCGACCTGAAAGTGAAAATGTTTCTTGCCAAACTGACAGTGCTCCAACCACCATGCAAGAAACTGTCAAAACTGTCTCCAAAGCAATTACCACATCCACTCCCCTACCAGCTAGCATTCAAGAGAACCTGGAGCCTAGATATCAAAACCACTTTCATGGTTCAGTCAATAACATCAACCTCTATCAAATCTTCAATGACCGGGTGTCAACTTCTAATGCACACCACAGAGACTCTGCAAACACTGGGCGCAGCAGCAGATCCCATCTCCATGTTTCGTCCAGTTCTTCTACAAGACACCACAGAACTGCTCAGCACGGACATAACATGACCATGGACCGCTATGAAGCAAGTGAAATAGCCATGCGATGCGAATCCAACATTTCGTTTGCTAATCCTGAGTCTCTACATGGTGATGATTTTATTCAGGAATAA
- the LOC105328919 gene encoding eukaryotic translation initiation factor 3 subunit A: MEPAERQALHTVKEELQNCAVVSDRMLSYLLQNQKITKAEKYELSRQGANCQRVKRILQIMKNRREPLKTLTEALLLDVKNDYIVQKLKKKVRFCRKRLQAQENQTSSYFGQLDDVADVLYTRGYLTIYGQSRKVSAGTSHQALVDDLNKFVEDVTKCRGSLEPSSERQSFQEIIAEYKEKKQQEIENAKLVCSKLVKSKNSDLEDKKKHIADLQEELTKLKVENESMRKKMGMEIKNKVQENVDRLLMLPRLSPADPYRETEADKLDKKLRQRSLERNPEPIEHSDSGSEYDSECEHDSEIPGPRQSTTTQKGSKIVHNYNIYNNHMYSSAKVFQN; encoded by the exons ATGGAACCCGCTGAAAGACAAGCTTTACACACTGTAAAGGAGGAATTACAGAACTGTGCAGTGGTCAGTGACAGAATGCTCAGCTATCTCCTACAGAACCAGAAAATCACAAAGGCTGAAAAATACGAACTATCG agaCAAGGAGCCAACTGCCAAAGAGTGAAAAGAATATTACAGATCATGAAAAATCGAAGAGAACCCTTGAAAACACTCACAGAAGCTTTACTCCTGGATGTGAAAAATGACTACATTGTTCAGAAACTTAAGAAAAAGGTTCGATTTTGCCGCAAGCGTCTTCAAGCACAAGAAAACCAGACTTCCTCTTACTTCGGTCAGCTTGATGATGTGGCCGATGTTCTGTACACGCGTGGATATCTGACAATTTATGGTCAATCTAGAAAAGTCAGTGCAGGAACCAGCCACCAGGCTCTTGTTGACGACCTGAACAAGTTCGTTGAGGATGTGACCAAGTGTCGTGGGAGCTTGGAGCCATCCAGCGAGAGACAGAGTTTTCAAGAAATCATCGCTGAGTACAAAGAAAAGAAACAGcaagaaattgaaaatgctAAACTTGTGTGTAGCAAACTCGTGAAAAGCAAAAACAGTGACCTGGAGGACAAAAAGAAGCACATTGCCGACTTACAAGAAGAACTAACAAAATTGAAAGTGGAAAACGAGTCTATGCGCAAGAAAATGGGAATGGAAATCAAAAACAAGGTGCAGGAGAATGTGGATCGTCTTCTGATGCTTCCCCGCCTGTCTCCCGCTGATCCCTACAGGGAGACGGAGGCGGACAAGCTGGACAAGAAATTACGTCAGCGATCCCTTGAGAGAAACCCAGAGCCGATAGAACACTCTGATTCTGGAAGTGAATATGACTCTGAGTGTGAACACGACAGTGAAATTCCTGGTCCGAGGCAAAGCACAACAACTCAGAAAGGATCCAAGATTGTCCACAACTATAACATCTACAACAATCACATGTACAGCAGTGCCAAAGTGTTTCAAAATTAG
- the LOC105328918 gene encoding uncharacterized protein, with the protein MDSPEKQALHNLRQDLQSHMVITDRILRHLLQQNKINKSEKHDLSIHGASSQKIKKLIQILQNKGQPLQVLTEALLLENRNNFIVKKLSKKVRFYRSREEQSERNSKTHTSNQLDPLGEILFKRGYPVLYGSCHKQAYPKGHQKLMEGMNGFMVTLEDCRDVFNGCETRHFKDILKDFCDKKEKEIKDAKVLCARLVKSKNCELDQGSLEVNRLQQEVDKLKTENENIRRNWERDIRQKVTEGVRQRLLSMPMLSSCLGMPPSARAREHSESTDFSENSDQGSFSNGSYHSDPQAEESEGEREEEEGFVTEITDTESEAEYPNNRVSHVTYNIYTNHIYSTARLYQS; encoded by the exons ATGGATTCCCCAGAGAAACAGGCGTTACATAATCTGCGACAGGACCTGCAAAGTCACATGGTCATCACCGATCGGATTTTGCGACATCTtctgcagcaaaataaaatcaacaaatcTGAAAAACATGATCTCTCT ATTCATGGAGCAAGCTCACAAAAGATCAAAAAGCTGATACAGATTCTACAAAACAAAGGACAACCACTGCAAGTGTTGACAGAAGCCCTCTTATTAGAAAACAGAAACAACTTCATTGTGAAAAAACTCAGCAAAAAAGTGCGTTTCTATCGTTCCAGGGAAGAACAGAGTGAGCGCAATTCCAAAACTCATACAAGCAACCAACTTGACCCTCTTGGTGAAATTTTATTCAAGAGGGGTTACCCTGTTCTCTATGGTTCATGTCACAAACAGGCATATCCAAAGGGGCATCAAAAACTAATGGAAGGTATGAACGGATTCATGGTAACCCTTGAAGATTGTCGTGATGTTTTCAATGGCTGTGAAACCCGACATTTCAAAGACATTCTGAAAGACTTTTGTGACAAGAAAGAGAAGGAAATCAAGGACGCCAAAGTTCTCTGTGCTCGGTTGGTGAAGTCCAAAAACTGTGAGCTGGATCAGGGATCCCTAGAAGTGAATCGCCTTCAGCAAGAAGTGGATAAACtgaaaacagaaaatgaaaatatacgcAGAAACTGGGAACGTGACATTCGTCAGAAAGTCACGGAAGGAGTTCGTCAGCGATTATTATCAATGCCAATGTTAAGTTCCTGTTTGGGGATGCCACCATCGGCTAGGGCCAGAGAGCATTCCGAGTCTACAGACTTTTCGGAGAACAGTGACCAGGGGTCTTTCAGTAATGGTAGCTATCACTCTGACCCCCAGGCGGAAGAGAGCGAGGGGGAGAGAGAGGAAGAAGAAGGGTTTGTTACTGAAATAACTGATACTGAAAGTGAGGCTGAATACCCCAACAATAGGGTATCCCATGtcacatacaatatatatactaatcatatatatagCACAGCAAGGCTTTATCAGAGCTGA
- the LOC105328917 gene encoding serine/threonine-protein kinase RIO3 isoform X1 — protein MEGCEFDCTFSNRLFSSCNSPRNMSTPWGKTQAAPVMPCSLQDVMSEQLATELQHQEEKESLNAGETRTFQEILAAASENSAETTDDWLLAQMLQQEFDREHDQALKKEEKKFNGNNKVSISFENYRAVHPAYRDDEEEDEEVDQDEMENRKSAWDSPSPKFNKSGVSGKGKNITTKHDAVICGRRNASKIMDFGPEFQSGDGEGIDMKLSNKVYNRLKMHSLSETKRSQRLHEKKEFSTSEHVLDPRTKLLLYKMVNNETLESVGGSISSGKESVIYHAYGGSKEGVLLSHECAIKIYKTTLNEFKNRGAYVDGDHRFSRDEFKKNNPRKVIRIWGEKETANLNRMKKFGIPCPAVQVLNKHVLVMSFIGKDQIPAPKLKNAHLSVEDLEDAYEQVVKIMDTMQNKCALVHGDLSEYNLLWFEDKVWVIDVSQSVELTHPKAMEFLFRDCYNVCKFFKKAGVHNVKEPEKLFNQITGLNIKGKGAEFAAQVQRYDKERSAELLAHQITMKEYAFDYYFEKSQQDRLLEEQEEEGEDLGEVLEERNDPFEYFYEKSLQDKADREEEAENSSENEEDDDEDIEEELKKADERTMDRIKLG, from the exons ATGGAAGGTTGTGAATTTGATTGCACATTTAGTAATCGTTTATTTTCAAGTTGCAACTCCCCAAGAAATATGTCAACCCCCTGGGGGAAAACTCAGGCAGCACCTGTGATGCCATGTTCACTACAAGATGTGATGAGTGAACAGCTTGCAACTGAACTACAACaccaagaagaaaaagaaag TTTAAATGCGGGGGAAACAAGAACTTTTCAAGAAATCTTGGCCGCAGCTTCAGAAAATTCTGCAGAGACCACAGATGACTGGCTCCTGGCTCAGATGTTACAACAGGAGTTTGACCGGGAACATGACCAGGCACTAAAGAAGGAGGAAAAGAAATTCAATGGAAACAATAAAG TGtcaatttcatttgaaaacTACAGAGCTGTTCATCCAGCATACAGAGACGATGAGGAGGAGGACGAGGAAGTAGACCAAGATGAAATGGAGAATAGGAAGAGCGCATGGG acagcCCTAGTCCAAAGTTTAACAAAAGTGGAGTGTCGGGGAAAGGGAAAAATATCACCACTAAACATGATGCTGTGATATGTGGCAGGAGAAATGCTTCCAAAATAATGGAT TTCGGTCCAGAATTTCAGTCTGGTGATGGTGAGGGCATCGACATGAAGCTGTCAAATAAAGTCTACAACAGACTGAAGATGCACTCCCTTTCAGAGACAAAGAGAAGTCAACGGTTACACGAAAAGAAGGAGTTCTCAACCAGT GAACATGTACTGGACCCTCGCACCAAACTGCTGCTGTATAAGATGGTAAATAATGAGACACTGGAGTCAGTGGGGGGAAGCATCAGTTCCGGGAAGGAGTCCGTCATCTACCATGCATATGGAGGAAG CAAAGAAGGGGTGCTCCTGTCTCATGAATGTGCAATAAAGATCTACAAGACCACGCTGAACGAGTTCAAGAACCGGGGGGCCTACGTGGACGGCGATCACAGGTTCTCCAGGGACGAGTTCAAGAAGAACAACCCCAGGAAGGTGATCCGCATCTGGGGAGAGAAGGAGACAGCCAATCTCAACAG gATGAAGAAGTTTGGGATCCCTTGTCCTGCAGTACAGGTCCTCAACAAACATGTGCTAGTGATGAGTTTCATTGGTAAAGATCAAATCCCAGCTCCTAAACTAAAGAATGCCCATCTGTCTGTGGAAGATCTAGAAGATGCATATGAACAGGTTGTCAAG ATAATGGATACCATGCAGAATAAGTGTGCCCTGGTCCATGGCGACCTGAGCGAGTACAACTTGCTTTGGTTCGAGGATAAAGTGTGGGTCATCGACGTCAGCCAATCAGTGGAGCTCACACATCCCAAGGCAATGGAGTTCTTGTTCAGAGACTGCTACAATGTGTGCAAG TTCTTCAAGAAGGCAGGAGTACACAATGTCAAAGAACCAGAGAAACTGTTCAACCAAATCACTGGACTCAACATCAAGGGGAAAGGTGCAGAATTTGCTGCACAGGTGCAGAGGTATGACAAGGAAAGGAGTGCCGAATTACTGGCCCACCAAATCACCATGAAGGAATACGCATTCGATTACTACTTCGAGAAGTCCCAGCAGGATCGACTGCTGGAAGAGCAAGAAGAAGAAGGGGAGGATCTAGGAGAGGTGTTGGAGGAACGAAACGACCCGTTTGAATATTTCTATGAGAAGTCATTACAGGATAAGGCTGACAGAGAGGAGGAGGCGGAGAATTCCTCAGAGAACGA
- the LOC105328917 gene encoding serine/threonine-protein kinase RIO3 isoform X2, whose product MSTPWGKTQAAPVMPCSLQDVMSEQLATELQHQEEKESLNAGETRTFQEILAAASENSAETTDDWLLAQMLQQEFDREHDQALKKEEKKFNGNNKVSISFENYRAVHPAYRDDEEEDEEVDQDEMENRKSAWDSPSPKFNKSGVSGKGKNITTKHDAVICGRRNASKIMDFGPEFQSGDGEGIDMKLSNKVYNRLKMHSLSETKRSQRLHEKKEFSTSEHVLDPRTKLLLYKMVNNETLESVGGSISSGKESVIYHAYGGSKEGVLLSHECAIKIYKTTLNEFKNRGAYVDGDHRFSRDEFKKNNPRKVIRIWGEKETANLNRMKKFGIPCPAVQVLNKHVLVMSFIGKDQIPAPKLKNAHLSVEDLEDAYEQVVKIMDTMQNKCALVHGDLSEYNLLWFEDKVWVIDVSQSVELTHPKAMEFLFRDCYNVCKFFKKAGVHNVKEPEKLFNQITGLNIKGKGAEFAAQVQRYDKERSAELLAHQITMKEYAFDYYFEKSQQDRLLEEQEEEGEDLGEVLEERNDPFEYFYEKSLQDKADREEEAENSSENEEDDDEDIEEELKKADERTMDRIKLG is encoded by the exons ATGTCAACCCCCTGGGGGAAAACTCAGGCAGCACCTGTGATGCCATGTTCACTACAAGATGTGATGAGTGAACAGCTTGCAACTGAACTACAACaccaagaagaaaaagaaag TTTAAATGCGGGGGAAACAAGAACTTTTCAAGAAATCTTGGCCGCAGCTTCAGAAAATTCTGCAGAGACCACAGATGACTGGCTCCTGGCTCAGATGTTACAACAGGAGTTTGACCGGGAACATGACCAGGCACTAAAGAAGGAGGAAAAGAAATTCAATGGAAACAATAAAG TGtcaatttcatttgaaaacTACAGAGCTGTTCATCCAGCATACAGAGACGATGAGGAGGAGGACGAGGAAGTAGACCAAGATGAAATGGAGAATAGGAAGAGCGCATGGG acagcCCTAGTCCAAAGTTTAACAAAAGTGGAGTGTCGGGGAAAGGGAAAAATATCACCACTAAACATGATGCTGTGATATGTGGCAGGAGAAATGCTTCCAAAATAATGGAT TTCGGTCCAGAATTTCAGTCTGGTGATGGTGAGGGCATCGACATGAAGCTGTCAAATAAAGTCTACAACAGACTGAAGATGCACTCCCTTTCAGAGACAAAGAGAAGTCAACGGTTACACGAAAAGAAGGAGTTCTCAACCAGT GAACATGTACTGGACCCTCGCACCAAACTGCTGCTGTATAAGATGGTAAATAATGAGACACTGGAGTCAGTGGGGGGAAGCATCAGTTCCGGGAAGGAGTCCGTCATCTACCATGCATATGGAGGAAG CAAAGAAGGGGTGCTCCTGTCTCATGAATGTGCAATAAAGATCTACAAGACCACGCTGAACGAGTTCAAGAACCGGGGGGCCTACGTGGACGGCGATCACAGGTTCTCCAGGGACGAGTTCAAGAAGAACAACCCCAGGAAGGTGATCCGCATCTGGGGAGAGAAGGAGACAGCCAATCTCAACAG gATGAAGAAGTTTGGGATCCCTTGTCCTGCAGTACAGGTCCTCAACAAACATGTGCTAGTGATGAGTTTCATTGGTAAAGATCAAATCCCAGCTCCTAAACTAAAGAATGCCCATCTGTCTGTGGAAGATCTAGAAGATGCATATGAACAGGTTGTCAAG ATAATGGATACCATGCAGAATAAGTGTGCCCTGGTCCATGGCGACCTGAGCGAGTACAACTTGCTTTGGTTCGAGGATAAAGTGTGGGTCATCGACGTCAGCCAATCAGTGGAGCTCACACATCCCAAGGCAATGGAGTTCTTGTTCAGAGACTGCTACAATGTGTGCAAG TTCTTCAAGAAGGCAGGAGTACACAATGTCAAAGAACCAGAGAAACTGTTCAACCAAATCACTGGACTCAACATCAAGGGGAAAGGTGCAGAATTTGCTGCACAGGTGCAGAGGTATGACAAGGAAAGGAGTGCCGAATTACTGGCCCACCAAATCACCATGAAGGAATACGCATTCGATTACTACTTCGAGAAGTCCCAGCAGGATCGACTGCTGGAAGAGCAAGAAGAAGAAGGGGAGGATCTAGGAGAGGTGTTGGAGGAACGAAACGACCCGTTTGAATATTTCTATGAGAAGTCATTACAGGATAAGGCTGACAGAGAGGAGGAGGCGGAGAATTCCTCAGAGAACGA